In Pseudomonas sp. R76, one genomic interval encodes:
- the leuD gene encoding 3-isopropylmalate dehydratase small subunit: MSLQPFTLVTGKAAPMLAANIDTDVIMPKQFLKGIDRSGLDRGLFFDLRFLASGEPAPDFVLNQPAWQGASFMVVGPNFGCGSSREHAVWGLKQMGIRALIGSSFAGIFYDNCQRNGVLLITLDEAVLHTLGQTVSQADQAQISVDLENQEIRLADGQVIPFQIDTLRKTALLLGLDAIGSTLQRREQIKAFEREHLAANPWLG; this comes from the coding sequence ATGAGCCTGCAACCTTTCACCCTGGTCACCGGCAAAGCCGCGCCGATGCTGGCGGCGAACATCGACACTGACGTGATCATGCCCAAGCAGTTTCTCAAAGGCATCGACCGCAGCGGCCTGGACCGCGGGCTGTTCTTCGACCTGCGCTTTCTCGCGTCCGGCGAGCCTGCCCCGGACTTCGTGCTGAACCAGCCGGCCTGGCAGGGCGCGAGCTTTATGGTGGTGGGGCCGAACTTCGGCTGTGGTTCCAGCCGTGAACACGCGGTGTGGGGCTTGAAGCAAATGGGCATCCGCGCGCTGATCGGCAGCAGCTTTGCCGGGATTTTCTATGACAACTGCCAGCGCAATGGGGTGTTGCTGATTACCCTGGACGAAGCGGTGTTGCACACACTCGGGCAAACCGTGAGCCAGGCGGACCAGGCGCAGATCAGTGTGGACCTGGAAAACCAGGAAATTCGCTTGGCCGATGGTCAAGTCATCCCGTTCCAGATCGACACCCTGCGCAAGACCGCGCTGCTATTGGGCCTGGATGCGATTGGCAGCACCTTGCAACGCCGCGAGCAGATCAAAGCATTTGAGCGCGAGCATCTGGCGGCCAACCCTTGGCTTGGTTGA